In the Telopea speciosissima isolate NSW1024214 ecotype Mountain lineage chromosome 2, Tspe_v1, whole genome shotgun sequence genome, one interval contains:
- the LOC122650290 gene encoding myb family transcription factor EFM-like isoform X1 — translation MGSPADLSLDCKPHSCYSMVVKSSFGDQTDQTQKLEDFLACLEEERLKIDAFKRELPLCMQLLTDAMEAYRQQLQTFRTNQGQRPILEEFIPIKNSSSEGSDKVSNVSEKASWMTTAQLWSQSNDGNKQQGGGGGATTVVVATAAPKEIDHGLVMSPKLALDNKGRNGGGGGGGGAFLPFSKDRNVTCTTTTTTTSPTPLRVLPELALATTEKEMEDKKCSEPDNGLSCSSRRENPSKGGGGNGATTTEQGKGATTTTTANPSEGQATNTTQTHRKARRCWSPELHRRFVNALQMLGGSQVATPKQIRELMKVDGLTNDEVKSHLQKYRLHTRRPSPSPQAAGAPAPQLVVLGGIWVPPEYATAAAAAHGAGQAIYGAHPAVSHASTHYCAPAVPQDFYPPQPPPHAQLHHHTLQPYQHIYKASSQTHSSPESEGRPAGDGSESIEDGKSESSSWNKGDSGDQNGGGGGGERERERERERKGLASLRDDGEESNGSEITLKF, via the exons ATGGGTTCCCCTGCGGATCTAAGCCTAGATTGCAAACCTCACAGCTGCTACTCTATGGTAGTGAAGTCATCATTTGGAGATCAAACAGATCAAACCCAGAAGCTTGAAGACTTCCTAGCTTGTCTCGAAGAAGAACGACTCAAGATTGATGCATTCAAGCGTGAACTACCTCTCTGCATGCAACTTCTCACCGATg CTATGGAGGCATATAGGCAGCAACTACAAACCTTCAGGACAAACCAAGGGCAGAGACCAATCCTTGAAGAGTTCATACCAATTAAGAATTCAAGCTCTGAAGGATCAGATAAGGTATCGAATGTATCGGAGAAGGCTAGTTGGATGACGACGGCACAGTTATGGAGTCAATCAAACGATGGGAATAAGCAacaaggtggtggtggtggtgctacaACAGTAGTAGTTGCAACAGCAGCTCCGAAAGAAATCGATCATGGACTTGTAATGAGTCCCAAGTTAGCTTTAGACAATAAAGGAAGGaatggaggaggaggtggaggaggaggagcttttcttcctttctctaaAGATAGGAACGTCACATGTACtaccactactactactacaagTCCTACTCCTTTAAGGGTTCTTCCAGAATTAGCTCTTGCTACAACCGAGAAAGAGATGGAGGATAAGAAATGTAGTGAACCAGATAATGGTTTGTCTTGCTCATCTAGGAGAGAGAATCCCAGTaagggtggtggtggcaatggagCAACAACGACAGAACAAGGAAAGGgagctactactactactactgcaaATCCTTCTGAAGGACAAGCAACGAACACAACACAGACTCATAGGAAAGCTAGGAGGTGTTGGTCCCCGGAGTTGCACCGACGCTTTGTCAATGCCCTTCAAATGCTTGGTGGCTCTCAag TTGCCACCCCAAAGCAAATCAGAGAGTTGATGAAGGTTGATGGTCTCACTAACGATGAAGTTAAGAGCCATTTACAg AAATATAGACTACACACAAGGAGGCCAAGCCCAAGTCCACAAGCAGCAGGAGCGCCAGCACCGCAGTTGGTTGTGTTAGGAGGGATTTGGGTCCCACCGGAATACGCAACGGCAGCAGCTGCTGCACACGGTGCGGGCCAAGCAATCTACGGAGCCCACCCAGCTGTGTCTCATGCTTCCACTCATTACTGTGCTCCCGCTGTGCCCCAGGATTTCTATCCTCCACAGCCACCTCCCCATGCTCAGTTGCACCACCACACCCTTCAACCTTACCAACACATCTATAAGGCTTCATCTCAGACACATAGCTCGCCGGAGTCTGAAGGGAGACCGGCTGGAGACGGGTCTGAAAGTATCGAAGACGGCAAGTCGGAGAGTAGTAGCTGGAACAAAGGTGACAGTGGTGATCagaatggtggtggtggtggaggggagagagagagggagagggaaagagagaggaagggtTTGGCTTCACTCAGAGACGATGGAGAGGAAAGCAATGGCAGTGAGATCACTCTCAAGTTCTAG
- the LOC122650290 gene encoding myb family transcription factor EFM-like isoform X3, whose amino-acid sequence MGSPADLSLDCKPHSCYSMVVKSSFGDQTDQTQKLEDFLACLEEERLKIDAFKRELPLCMQLLTDAMEAYRQQLQTFRTNQGQRPILEEFIPIKNSSSEGSDKVSNVSEKASWMTTAQLWSQSNDGNKQQGEIDHGLVMSPKLALDNKGRNGGGGGGGGAFLPFSKDRNVTCTTTTTTTSPTPLRVLPELALATTEKEMEDKKCSEPDNGLSCSSRRENPSKGGGGNGATTTEQGKGATTTTTANPSEGQATNTTQTHRKARRCWSPELHRRFVNALQMLGGSQVATPKQIRELMKVDGLTNDEVKSHLQKYRLHTRRPSPSPQAAGAPAPQLVVLGGIWVPPEYATAAAAAHGAGQAIYGAHPAVSHASTHYCAPAVPQDFYPPQPPPHAQLHHHTLQPYQHIYKASSQTHSSPESEGRPAGDGSESIEDGKSESSSWNKGDSGDQNGGGGGGERERERERERKGLASLRDDGEESNGSEITLKF is encoded by the exons ATGGGTTCCCCTGCGGATCTAAGCCTAGATTGCAAACCTCACAGCTGCTACTCTATGGTAGTGAAGTCATCATTTGGAGATCAAACAGATCAAACCCAGAAGCTTGAAGACTTCCTAGCTTGTCTCGAAGAAGAACGACTCAAGATTGATGCATTCAAGCGTGAACTACCTCTCTGCATGCAACTTCTCACCGATg CTATGGAGGCATATAGGCAGCAACTACAAACCTTCAGGACAAACCAAGGGCAGAGACCAATCCTTGAAGAGTTCATACCAATTAAGAATTCAAGCTCTGAAGGATCAGATAAGGTATCGAATGTATCGGAGAAGGCTAGTTGGATGACGACGGCACAGTTATGGAGTCAATCAAACGATGGGAATAAGCAacaaggtg AAATCGATCATGGACTTGTAATGAGTCCCAAGTTAGCTTTAGACAATAAAGGAAGGaatggaggaggaggtggaggaggaggagcttttcttcctttctctaaAGATAGGAACGTCACATGTACtaccactactactactacaagTCCTACTCCTTTAAGGGTTCTTCCAGAATTAGCTCTTGCTACAACCGAGAAAGAGATGGAGGATAAGAAATGTAGTGAACCAGATAATGGTTTGTCTTGCTCATCTAGGAGAGAGAATCCCAGTaagggtggtggtggcaatggagCAACAACGACAGAACAAGGAAAGGgagctactactactactactgcaaATCCTTCTGAAGGACAAGCAACGAACACAACACAGACTCATAGGAAAGCTAGGAGGTGTTGGTCCCCGGAGTTGCACCGACGCTTTGTCAATGCCCTTCAAATGCTTGGTGGCTCTCAag TTGCCACCCCAAAGCAAATCAGAGAGTTGATGAAGGTTGATGGTCTCACTAACGATGAAGTTAAGAGCCATTTACAg AAATATAGACTACACACAAGGAGGCCAAGCCCAAGTCCACAAGCAGCAGGAGCGCCAGCACCGCAGTTGGTTGTGTTAGGAGGGATTTGGGTCCCACCGGAATACGCAACGGCAGCAGCTGCTGCACACGGTGCGGGCCAAGCAATCTACGGAGCCCACCCAGCTGTGTCTCATGCTTCCACTCATTACTGTGCTCCCGCTGTGCCCCAGGATTTCTATCCTCCACAGCCACCTCCCCATGCTCAGTTGCACCACCACACCCTTCAACCTTACCAACACATCTATAAGGCTTCATCTCAGACACATAGCTCGCCGGAGTCTGAAGGGAGACCGGCTGGAGACGGGTCTGAAAGTATCGAAGACGGCAAGTCGGAGAGTAGTAGCTGGAACAAAGGTGACAGTGGTGATCagaatggtggtggtggtggaggggagagagagagggagagggaaagagagaggaagggtTTGGCTTCACTCAGAGACGATGGAGAGGAAAGCAATGGCAGTGAGATCACTCTCAAGTTCTAG
- the LOC122650290 gene encoding myb family transcription factor EFM-like isoform X2 yields MGSPADLSLDCKPHSCYSMVVKSSFGDQTDQTQKLEDFLACLEEERLKIDAFKRELPLCMQLLTDAMEAYRQQLQTFRTNQGQRPILEEFIPIKNSSSEGSDKVSNVSEKASWMTTAQLWSQSNDGNKQQGGGGGATTVVVATAAPKEIDHGLVMSPKLALDNKGRNGGGGGGGGAFLPFSKDRNVTCTTTTTTTSPTPLRVLPELALATTEKEMEDKKCSEPDNGLSCSSRRENPSKGGGGNGATTTEQGKGATTTTTANPSEGQATNTTQTHRKARRCWSPELHRRFVNALQMLGGSQVATPKQIRELMKVDGLTNDEVKSHLQKYRLHTRRPSPSPQAAGAPAPQLVVLGGIWVPPEYATAAAAAHGAGQAIYGAHPAVSHASTHYCAPAVPQDFYPPQPPPHAQLHHHTLQPYQHIYKASSQTHSSPESEGRPAGDGSESIEDGKSESSSWNKGDSGDQNGGGGGGERERERERERKGLASLRDDGEESNGSEITLKF; encoded by the exons ATGGGTTCCCCTGCGGATCTAAGCCTAGATTGCAAACCTCACAGCTGCTACTCTATGGTAGTGAAGTCATCATTTGGAGATCAAACAGATCAAACCCAGAAGCTTGAAGACTTCCTAGCTTGTCTCGAAGAAGAACGACTCAAGATTGATGCATTCAAGCGTGAACTACCTCTCTGCATGCAACTTCTCACCGATg CTATGGAGGCATATAGGCAGCAACTACAAACCTTCAGGACAAACCAAGGGCAGAGACCAATCCTTGAAGAGTTCATACCAATTAAGAATTCAAGCTCTGAAGGATCAGATAAGGTATCGAATGTATCGGAGAAGGCTAGTTGGATGACGACGGCACAGTTATGGAGTCAATCAAACGATGGGAATAAGCAacaaggtggtggtggtggtgctacaACAGTAGTAGTTGCAACAGCAGCTCCGAAAGAAATCGATCATGGACTTGTAATGAGTCCCAAGTTAGCTTTAGACAATAAAGGAAGGaatggaggaggaggtggaggaggaggagcttttcttcctttctctaaAGATAGGAACGTCACATGTACtaccactactactactacaagTCCTACTCCTTTAAGGGTTCTTCCAGAATTAGCTCTTGCTACAACCGAGAAAGAGATGGAGGATAAGAAATGTAGTGAACCAGATAATGGTTTGTCTTGCTCATCTAGGAGAGAGAATCCCAGTaagggtggtggtggcaatggagCAACAACGACAGAACAAGGAAAGGgagctactactactactactgcaaATCCTTCTGAAGGACAAGCAACGAACACAACACAGACTCATAGGAAAGCTAGGAGGTGTTGGTCCCCGGAGTTGCACCGACGCTTTGTCAATGCCCTTCAAATGCTTGGTGGCTCTCAag TTGCCACCCCAAAGCAAATCAGAGAGTTGATGAAGGTTGATGGTCTCACTAACGATGAAGTTAAGAGCCATTTACAg AAATATAGACTACACACAAGGAGGCCAAGCCCAAGTCCACAAGCAGCAGGAGCGCCAGCACCGCAGTTGGTTGTGTTAGGAGGGATTTGGGTCCCACCGGAATACGCAACGGCAGCAGCTGCTGCACACGGTGCGGGCCAAGCAATCTACGGAGCCCACCCAGCTGTGTCTCATGCTTCCACTCATTACTGTGCTCCCGCTGTGCCCCAGGATTTCTATCCTCCACAGCCACCTCCCCATGCTCAGTTGCACCACCACACCCTTCAACCTTACCAACACATCTATAAGGCTTCATCTCAGACACATAGCTCGCCGGAGTCTGAAGGGAGACCGGCTGGAGACGGGTCTGAAAGTATCGAAGACGGCAAGTCGGAGAGTAGTAGCTGGAACAAAGGTGACAGTGGTGATCagaatggtggtggtggtggaggggagagagagagggagagggaaagagagaggaagggtTTGGCTTCACTCAGAGACGATGGAGAGGAAAGCAATGGCAGTGAGATCACTCTCAAGTTCTA